The stretch of DNA TTCACCGCTTCGGATTTTGCCGTGCCGCCCCCGGTGGACATGCCCGGTTGGCCGATCACATACGCTGAAGTCGAGCGCTATCTGCCGGGCGCCATGGAGATCGTCGATCTGCCCCAGGGCGCGGAATTTCGCGCCATGAATGCCGGCCTGAACGGTGGCGATTTCGATGCCGACCGTTTCCTGCTCAGTACGCCAACGCGCTTTGCGCAGAAGTACGCCACGGCGCTTGACGAGACGCCAGGGCTGGATGTGTTCATCAACTGCAACTGCGTCGACCTGCTGTTCGATCAGGCCGCTGGCCAATTGAAGGCTGTGCAGGTGTCCGACTACGACGGCAAGCGCCGGCCTGTTACTGCGCGCAACTACATCCTCGCCATGGGCGCCATTGAAAACGCCAGGCAACTGCTCAACAGCAAGTCCCTGGCGCAGGCAGGCGTGGTGAGCAAGGACGGGCTGGTCGGCCGCTGCTTCATGGAACACCTGAACATCGACATGGGTACGTTCATCCTGCGCAGCGGTGAAAATACCGAGCCGCGCCAGTACTTCACCACCGATGCCTTCGTCGCCGAGTACCGGGCAGGCAAGGGCAACGTCCTGGCGTCTGTGCTGGCCGACGTGCAGACCTATGGCCGCACGGCCGAGGTGAAGCGCTTTCTGGAAAACCTGGCGTGTGACATGGGTGTGGCCAGCAAGATCGAGTTCGTGGCCAAGTTCAGCTGCCCAGGCGATGGCGTGATCAGCACGCTGATCGAGCAGTTTCCCAACGTTCATAGCCGTATCTCGCTGCTGGACGAGCAGGACGAACTGGGGGTGGCCAAGGTCAACGTCAACTGGGTGCTGAGCGACGACGACCGGCACACCATCAAGTGCATCGGCAGTGAACTGGCCAAGCAGTTCGCCGAGACGGGCCTGGGTTTCGTCAAGCTCAACGACTTCGTCTACGACACCAGCCTGCCGCTGAAGATGTCACCCCACGCGCATCACATGGGCACCACGCGGATGGCGGCAACGGCAAAGGACGGGGTGGTCGATATCAACTGCAAGGTGTTTGGCAGCGAAAACCTCTATGTCGCCGGCAGCAGTGTCTTCGCCACCGGCGGGGCTTCGAACCCGACAATGCCATTGCTGCAGTTCGCCTTGAGGCTGGCCGACCACCTCAACGAGAAGATGCGCTCGGCAACGGGGGCGGCGGCTTGAACCGTTGAACTGAAGTAGCGATGTGCAAGGGTTGAGTGCAACAGGGTCAGCACCTACAAGAACGAGACCTTGTTCGCCTCAGGGACAGTCCAGGATCGCTTGATTTGCGAGGCATGCCGTATGTTTGGATGGATACGCAGTGCAGTGGCGCATTATGCCAATACGACCGGACGAGGCGTTGCGGCCTACAAGAAGCTTTGCAACCCCACACCCAGGCAGTGGGGCGAATACCAGTGCCGATGGGGCGGGTTCTATTCCGTAGGCAGCAATTTTCACATGAATGTCGGTTGCAACGTCACCGACCGGGCGCTGGTGCGCATCGGCAATAACGTCGGCTTGTCCGATTGTACGTTGCTGGGCCATGACGGCGTGGTGGCGCTGATCGAGCTCTGCTATGGCAAGAAACTGGACTCGGTTGGTGTCATCGATGTCAGGGACAACAGCTTCGTCGGCCACGGCGCGATCGTCATGCCACGCGTGACCATCGGGCCTGATTCGGTGGTGGCTGCCGGTGCCGTGGTGACCAAGGACGTGCCACCGGGCACGGTGGTCGGCGGCAACCCGGCAAAGTTCATCTGCACCACTGCCGACTTGATCAAGCGGGTCGAGGATCGTTGCAACGCCTACCCCTGGATAGACCTGATCAAGCAGCGCTCAGGCTCCTTCGACCCAACGCTGGAGCCAACCTTGGCGATGCACAGGCGTCGCTATTTCTTCGGGGACGGCAGCAATGGATAAGAAGCCTGTCGATGTGATGGTGGTCAATTTCAACACCGCGTCGTTGCTGCAGCCGATGTTCGACGCACTGCGCGCCGCCGGCGGGGAAGCCCTGGCCAGCTACCTGGTGGTGGACAATGCGTCGGTTGACGACTCGGTGGAGCGCCTGGGCAAGGTCTGCCCTGATGCCTTGCTGCTGAGCAACAAGCTCAATGTCGGTTTCGGCCGCGCCAACAATCAACTGCTTGCGCACCTGCAGGGCAAGTACGCGCTGCTGCTCAACACCGATGCCTTCGTGGCTGCCGACAGCCTGCAGAAAACCGTCGACTACATGGAGGCACACCCGGAGTGCGGCATCCTTGGCGTGCGCCTGGTGGGCCGTGACGGCGATCTGCAACCGAGTTGCCGCTATTTCCCGACACCCTTGAACGTATTCGTCTCGCGCACCGGGCTTGGGCGTTTTTTCCCGGGCTTGAAAATGGTCGATGAAATGGACTGGGACCACGCTTCGGTGCGTGAGTGCGACTGGCTGCCCGGCTGCTTCTACCTCGTGCGCCGTGAAGTGCTCGACCAGGTGGGGCTGTTCGACCCGCGTTACTTCCTTTATTACGAGGAGGTGGACCACTGCAAGCGGGTGAAGGCGGCCGGCTGGAAAGTGGTGTATTTCCCTGACACCACGGTGGTGCACATCGGCGGTGAAAGCTCCAAGTCGGTGGCCGAACTGGAAGCGGCGAGCCGGCAGATATCCGGTTATCAGATCGAGAGCGAGCTGTTGTATTTCCGCAAGCACCACGGCGTGGCAGGGCTGGCCTTGCATATGCTGCTGGTGAGCCTGGGTGACCTGGTACTGGCGCTCAAGGCATTGCTCAAAGGCCGCGGCCTGGCTGCGATCAAGGCGTGCTGGAAACATACCCGCGTCACCTGGTCGTTGTTGTTCAAGACCCAGTTTGCCAGCCAACCCACACGGTAGGTGAAACCATGTTCGACAACATCCGCGCAGACTTGCGCGCTCACGGTGGTGATTGGGGCGCCCAGGGATTCTGGGTGCTGCTGGTCTACCGCTTCGGCCGCTGGCGCTATGGCGTACGTCCGGCCCTGCTGCGCAAAGTGTGTTCCTTCGTCTACAAGGTGCTGTTCAAGTTCGTGCAGATCATCACCGGGGTCGAGCTGCCCTGCGAGGTCGTGATTGGCCGCAATTTCGTCATCGACCACTTCGGCGGCATCGTCATCAGTGGCTATGCGCGCTTTGGCGATGACTGCCGGATCCGCAACGGTGTGGTGGTGGGCCTGAAGAACGTCGACGAACCCATCGCACCGGTGTTCGGCAACAACGTGGATATCGGCGCCGGGGCCAAGGTGCTGGGCAATATACGCATCGGTAACAACGTCGCGATAGGCTCGAACGCGGTGGTGTTGACCGATGTGCCGGACAACTCCCTGGCAGTGGGGGTGCCCGCGACGATCAAGTCGCGCAAGCACAGCGATGCAATGCAGTACACGTGACCCAGCCCGCAGCTGACGAGTGAAGCCCATGGTGACAGGCATTGGAGTGGTTGTGATCGGCCGCAATGAAGGCCAGCGCCTGGAGCGCTGCCTGTTGTCCCTGGTGGGGCGGGCGGACCAGTTGGTGTACGTGGACTCCGGCTCCTCCGACGGCTCGGTGCAGCTGGCGCGACGGCTTGGCGTCGAAGTGGTGGCGCTGGACATGACGCAACCCTTTACCGCTGCACGGGCCCGTAACGAGGGTTTTGCCTGCCTGCAAGGCATCGTGCCGTGTATCCGCCATGTGCAGTTCGTCGACGGTGATTGTGAAGTCGATGCCGGCTGGCTGGGCAAGGCCCAGGCCTTTCTCGACCAGCACCCGGACGTGGCGGTGGTGTGTGGGCGGCGCCGCGAGCGCTTCCCGCAGCGCTCGGTATACAACCTGCTGTGCGACCTGGAATGGGACACACCGGTGGGGGAAACCAAGGCCTGCGGGGGCGATGCACTGATGCGTGTCGACGCCTTCATGGCGGTATCCGGGTTTCGCCCGGAACTGATTGCCGGCGAAGAGCCGGAGCTGTGCGTGCGCTTGCGCGCAGCTGGCTGGAAGGTCTGGCGCCTGGCCGATGAGATGACCCTGCACGATGCCGCCATGACCCGTTTCGGGCAATGGTGGCGGCGCAGTCTGCGAGCCGGTTATGCCTATGCCGAGGGCGCCTACCTGCATGGGCTGGCCCCGGAGCGGCATTGGCTGCGTGAATCTCGGCGCGCTTGGTTATGGGGCCTGCAACTGCCACTGGCGATCCTGGTCGTGAGCCTGCTGTCGGGCGGTTGGGGGCTGTGGTTGTTGCTGGTCTATCCGCTGCAGATCGTGCGCCTGGCCCGCCGGGGCGGGCGTTCGACGCGGGAAAACTGGTGGCAGGCAGTGTTCCTGGTGCTGGGCAAGTTCCCCGAAATGCTCGGCCAGGCGAAGTTCCTGCTTAACAGGTACGCGGCCGGCAAGGCGCTGCTGATCGAGTACAAATGACATGTCGATGACGTTCAGATCGTTAGCCAAAAGTGTGCTTACCTTGCAGCCCGGCTATTCGCTGCGCGCGCTCAACAACAAGTTCAAGTTGACGGTATCGATGGCCCGCGAGTGGCCTGGCTTGCAGGCCTTCGCCAAGCGCATGTCACAGGCGCTGGGCAAAGACCGCTTCGAGCGGCTGGGCGTGGACTGCATCGGCGTCGTGCAGTGGCCGTACATCAGCAAGAGCTGGAGCGCCCCACAGCGGCTCGAAGCGGTAGCGTCCCACTATGAAGTGGTCGCTGCGCATTGTGCCCCGTTGCTGCTGTTGCAGCGTGACGAACATCGGCTGTTGTGCGACCTGTCGGCGTACTCCAGCGGTTGCAGCCTGGTGCTCGATCGGCCCATCTGGTTCAAGCGCGAAGGGGAGCTGGTGATCAACCTGTTCCAGGGCGAGCTGCGCGTGGCCTCGCTCGCGTTCACCCTGTGCCGTGAAGCAGCGGGCCTGTGCCTGTACATCGGCGCAGTGCAAGGCATTCACAAAGGCGTGGACAGCGAGACCTCGCTGACGATCTACCGCGACCTGACCAAGGACTTCGAAGGCCTGCGCCCCAGAAGCCTGTTGATCGAGGCGATCAAGTGCGTGGCCAGAACCCTGGGGGCCGAGCGCATTTATGCGGTGGGGGATGAATATCGCCACCATCGCCATCCTTATTTTGGCGCCGACAAACACCAGGACCTGGCCGCCAACTACGACGTGATCTGGCAGGAAAACGGTGCCGCTCCCTCGGACCGCGAGGACTTTTTCACCATCCCCTTGGCACCTGCGCAGCGCGCGGTAGAGGAAGTCGCGGCCAAGAAACGGGCAATGTATCGCAGGCGCCATGCGTTGCTGGATGACGTGTTTGGCCAGATACAGGCCGCCCTGGCTGCCAGCTCTGTGCAGCAGAGCGCGGCAGACCTGGCCATTCAGTAAACGGACTCAGATTCGGGGCACTATGCGCATTGCTTATTTCATCAATCAGTATCCCAAGGTCAGTCACAGTTTCATCCGCCGCGAAATACTGGCGCTGGAGCGCCAGGGCGTGGAGGTACAACGCATCGCCTTGCGTGGCTGGGACGCCGAACTGCACGACGCCGAAGACCTGGCAGAACGGGGCAAGACCCGCTATGTACTACAGGAGGGGTTGAGGGGCTTGTTCAAGCCCCTGTTAGAGGTGATGCGGGCACGCCCCAAAGCGTTTCTTGCAGCCCTGCGCCTGGCGCTTCGCCTGGGTTGGCGTGCCGATCGCCCATGGCCCTACCACCTGGTCTACCTGGCCGAAGCGTGCCGGGTGGTGCAGTGGTTGCAGGCATCTGCTGCCGAGCACGTGCACGCGCATTTCGGCACCAACTCGACAGAGGTGGTCATGCTGGCCAACGCGCTGGGCGGGCCCGGCTACAGCTTCACCGTGCATGGGCCGGAAGAGTTCGACAAGGCACAACTTCTGCACCTTGGCGAAAAGGTGCGCCGGGCCGCGTTCGTTGCCGCTGTCAGTTCTTTCGGGCGCAGCCAGTTGTACCGCTGGGTGGCACATGAGCACTGGGGCAAGGTCAAGGTGGTGCATTGCGGCCTGGAGCGCAGTTTCCACGAAGGGGCTGCGTTGGCTCTGGCGGATGCGCCCCGGCTGGTCTGTGTGGGGCGTTTGTGTGAACAGAAAGGCCAGTTGCTGTTGATCGAGGCCGCGCATGCCCTGGCCAGCCGGGGCGTGGCCTTTGAACTGGTGTTGGCAGGCGATGGCGAATTGCGCGGCCCGATCGAGGCGCTGATCGCCCGGCATGGATTGCAGACGCAGGTACGCATCACCGGCTGGATCAGCAGCGCGCAGGTACGCGACGAGATCCTTGCCGCGCGCGCGCTGGTATTGCCCAGCTTTGCCGAGGGTTTACCGGTGGTCATCATGGAGGCCATGGCGCTGCGTCGCCCGGTGCTTACCACCTACGTGGCAGGCATTCCCGAACTGGTGCGCCAGGGCGAGAACGGCTGGTTGTTCCCGGCAGGTTCGGTCGAAGCGTTGACCGATGCCATGCTTGACTGCCTGCAGCAACCTGCAGAGGTGCTGCAGCGCATGGGCGAGGCGGCTTACCAGCGCGTGCTCAAGCGCCACGACATCGATACTGAAGCGGCCAGGTTGCTCAGCCATTTCAAGGAGCCGACATGCTGACCCTGTTGGGCGGGTTGCTGGTGCTGGCGGCGCTACTGCTGCTGTTGCCGGCACTGCTGTTGTTCACCCAGGTCGTACTGGCCTGCCTGCCTGCGCCTGTGCGGGTAGCCCGGCAAGGCAAGCGTGCGCGGGTAGCCGTGCTGGTGCCCGCGCACAACGAGGCAACGCTGATCGCCTCTACGCTCGCCAGCATCAGGCCGCAATTGCGTGAAGGCGACCAACTGCTGGTGGTCGCCGACAACTGCACGGACCAGACCGCAAGCCTGGCCCGCGCGGCCGGTGCACAAGTGGTCGAGCGCCAGGATCAACAGCGACGCGGCAAGGGTTACGCATTGGACTTCGGGGTGCAGCATCTGCGCCAGTCGCCTCCGGATGTACTGATCATCATCGACGCAGACTGCCAGGTAGGCGCGGATGTGCTCGAGCAACTGGCACGCTGTTGCGTCGACAGCGGCCGGCCGGCACAAGCGCTGTACCTGATGCATGCACCTGCTGGCGCAGGGTTGAAAGTGCAGGTCGCCGCCTTTGCCTGGCGGGTAAAGAACCTGGTTCGCCCGCGTGGTTGGGCCCGGGCGGGCTTGCCCTGCCAGTTGATGGGAGCGGGCATGGCATTTACCTGGCAAGACTTGTCGGCCGTCAACCTGGCCACCGGGCATCTGGTCGAAGACCTGAAGCTGGGGCTTGAGTGTGCCGCGCTCGGCAAACCGCCCCTGTTCTGCCCGGAGGCTGTCGTCAACAGTCATTTCCCCACCAGCCAGGAAGGCCTGAGCATCCAGCGCAAGCGCTGGGAACATGGGCACCTGGGGGTTGTGCTGGCGGAGGGCCCGAAGCTTGTCGGGCATGCGCTGGCGCGACGTAACTGGCCGCTGTTGGGCATGGCCTTGGACCTGCTGGTGCCTCCGCTGGCCTTGCTGTCATTGCTGCTGACGGTGCTTTTTTTGGTCACCTGGCTGGCATTCGGACTATTTGGGCTGCTGTTGCCTGCATTGCTTGCCACGCTGGGGTTGGGCCTGTTGGGTGCTGCAGTCTTGCTGGCGTGGGCACGCTTTGCACGGGAGGTGATGCCGTTTTCGGTACTGATGTACGCGCCGTTCTATGCGGCCAGGAAAATCCCCCTGTACCTGGGGTTCCTACTCAAGCGCCAGGTGGACTGGGTGCGTTCGAAACGGGATGACAGCTGATGGGTGCTTGGGCCTGGCTGCAACGCTGGAAGACGATCATGGGCAAACTGCACCTGGTCGAGGATGCTGCAGACGAGCAACGGCTGCTGGTGTCGCTATGTTCAGCGCAGCGGCCAACGGTGCTGGGCTTCGTCAACGCCCATGCCATGAACCTGGTCGCCGGCAAGGCTGATTACTGCCAGGCACTGGCAGCGGCGGACGTGCTGCTGCGCGATGGGGCCGGCATGGCGATATTGCTGCGGCGCCTGGGGTTGGCGCCCGGGCTCAACATGAACGGCACGGATTTCATCCCCAAGCTGCTGGCGGCCTTCAATGGCAGGCGCGTGGCGTTCTGGGGTACGCGGGAGCCGTTCCTGTCCGAGGCCGCTCAGCGCTGCGAAGTGCGGTATGGCGTGCACGTGGTGTCACGGCACGATGGTTTTGCCGAGGTCGATACTTACCTGGGCCTCGCCCAGCAGCAACAGCCAGAGTTGATCGTGTTGGGCATGGGGATGCCCAAGCAGGAACAGGTGGCCGCCCGGCTGGCGGCGCTTGGCTACCCCTGCCTGATCGTATGCGGCGGCGCCATCGTGGATTTTCTGGGTGGCAAGGTTACGCGAGCGCCCCACTGGGTGCGGCGCTTGAACGGTGAGTGGATTTTCAGGTTGCTCAAAGAGCCCAAGCGGCTGTTTACGCGCTATGTGGTTGGCAATCCATTGTTCCTGTTGCGGGCGCTGCTCTACGCCAGAGCGCCTGCGCATCGGCTGTAGCGGCGAAGCTGAACGCAGTCTGTCGGAGTGGTCGATCTGCTCCGCAGCAAACCCCGGGTACTGCTACAGTGATATCAGTCTGTAGCAGCGCGCCGGGCAGCAAAATTTCAAAGGTTTTTCAGGTACCTGAGGTGAGTTTCCATCGCTTCGTTGTGATGGTCAGGCATATGCCATACACACAGATCAGTGAGGCCTTACGATGGTGTTCGAACCCCGCAGCAGTCGGTCGTTGCTCCAGCGAAGAAGCAGCGTCAGTAACGCCGTTCAAGCAGGCCTTGATGGGATTGCCGTCACCGGTGTGGCGTGGTACCTGATCTACGACCAGTTCGGTTACATCACTTCGGACTACGTGATCATGCTCCTGCTGCTGATCGGCGCACTGGCGGTCATTTATGATCACTACGCCATCTACCGCAGCAACGTAGGGCTTTCGGTAAAGGCCTTCAGGCTGTTCAAGGCCTGGTCGGCAACGTTCTGTTTCCTGGTGGTCATCGCCTTCCTGACCAAGCAGAGCGAAACCTACTCACGCCTGCTGGTCGTGCAGCTGTTTGTCATTGGCTATTTCGTCCAGTTGTTCCTGCACGTGGCCATGCGAGAGTTGCAGAAGCGCTTTACCGCCCATGCGCGGCTGGATAATGCCTTGATCATCGGCAATGGCGACCTGGCCAACTTCCTGTACCAGAAGATCAGCAACAACCCGTGGTTCGGCGAGCGGGTGATGGGCTGCATCTGGGTCGATCAGGAAGAGGACCAGGGGCGCGAGGCGCAAGATAACAAGCAGCGCCTGCCGGTGTTGGGCAGCATTGCCGACCTGGACGATATCATTGCCCAGCATGGTATTCGCACGGTGTACCTGGTAACCCCTCTTGGGGGGTCGGCAGTCATCCAGGATGTTTACCTCAAGTTGCTCGACAAGTGCATCGCGGTCAACTGGGTGCCGGATATCTTCTCGCTGCGCCTGATCAACCATAGCGTGCGTGAGATTGCCGGGATTCCGGTGCTGACCTTGTCGGAAACGCCACTGACCGGCACCAGCCTGTTCCTGAAAAACCTCGAGGACCGCGTGCTGGCAGCGCTCATTCTGCTGTGCGCTTCGCCGGTGCTGCTGACGGTCGCGCTGATCATCAAGTTCGACAGCCCGGGGCCGGTGTTCTTCCGCCAGGACCGCACAGGCTGGACCGGCGAGTCGTTCCGTATCTGGAAATTCCGCAGCATGCATGTTCATCAGCCGGAAAACGGCGTGGTCGCGCAAGCGCAGCGCAATGACCCGCGGCTGACCCGGGTCGGGGCATTCATCCGGCGCACAAGCCTCGATGAGTTGCCGCAACTGTTCAACGTGCTGACCGGCGACATGTCGCTGGTCGGCCCGCGCCCCCATGCCTTGCAGCATGACACGCTGTATTCACAGGACATCGTCGACTACTTCGCCCGCCATAACATCAAGCCCGGCATGACAGGCCTTGCGCAAGTGCGCGGGTACCGGGGTGAAACCAAGGACATCGAGCAGATGATCCAGCGGGTCAATTCGGACATCGAGTACATCAACAACTGGTCGTTGTGGCTCGACTTCGTGATCCTGGTGCGCACGATCAATGCCTTCACCGGCAAGCAGGCTTACTGACGCCGGAATCCAGCGTGGTGTACAGGGGGAGGGGGCATGAGCATCTTGTCAGCGGGAGGGGCAGGTGCCGCTAGGCTGTTGAAAGCCGAGTGGCCCTCGCTGGTGCTATGGGCGTTTCTGTTTTCGCCGCTGTTCGCCAGGCTGTTGGCGGACTGCCAATGCGCGAAGATCGACTTGCTGGTTTTATACACCTTTGCCATTTCATTTTTGTGGCTGCTGGCAATCCGCTTCGCATCCGCCAATCAGTTCAAGGTGCATCTGCTGCTGTTGCCCTTCTATCTGCTGGCGAGCATCGACCTGTTCCTGGTGCTGAACTTTGGTTCGCGCCTGACAGCGGCCTACCTGTTCATCGGCTTGACCAACTACAAGGAAGCGACCGACTTTCTCGCCACCTACTGGCGCTCGATCGCTGGCATCCTGGCCGTGTTCGCGGTGTGCTATGGGGTGGGGTTGGCCGGGTTGCATGGGCGTCGCCTCTACCGCAACAAGGCCATTTTTGCGCTGGCGCTGAGCGGCTTGCTGCTGGGTTATGGGGCGTACTTCTACAAGACCGTGAAGGTCAATTCGTTGAGTAAAGGTGCCGTGCTCGATCTGGTGGCGAAAGACCAGAGCACGCCGGTTGGTTACCTGTCGCAGATCGGCCTGACGGCCACCTTGTATGTGGAATCCAAGGGTTACATCAAGCAGCGCCTGGAATCGGAGGTGAAGATCACCAGCATCTCCGGCCAGGCCGACATCCAGACACTGGTGTTCGTCATTGGCGAATCTTCGCGCCCGCACAACTGGTCCTTGTACGGTTACCACAACAAGACCACGCCCCATCTCGACCAGCAGCCGGGGCTGTTCAAGTTCAACCGCATGTGTACCACCGCGCCCTATACCTCGGTTGCCGTGCCTTCGCTGCTCAGCCTGGAACCCATCCGTGACTGGGACTTGATCGCCTCGAACAAATCGCTGGTAGGGATCTTGCGTGCGGCTGGCTACGACACTTACTGGCTGTCTTCACAGGAGGTAGACAGCTTTGGTGGCATCATTCCGCAGATCGCCGCAGAAGCTCAATACCGCCAGTATCTGGAGCGCAGCTATGACGGTGCGCTGATGCCGGCCTTGCAGAACGTGCTGGGCAAGGCCAATGGGCGCCGGCAGGCAATATTCATTCATATCAAGGGCAGCCACTTCGAATACGCGCGGCGCTACCCCAGTGACTTTGCCCAGTTCAAGCCTGCCAGCAGCAGCCAGAAAGACCGGATCACGGCCGATTACGACAATTCGGTTTTGTATACCGACTGGCTGCTGTCCACGATCATGCAGCAACTGACAGCCAGCCAGAACAAAGCGCTGCTGGTCTACTCGTCGGACCATGGCGAGAACCTGCTGGATGACAGCCGGCAACTGCTGGGCCATGGCATGGGCAATGAATATGACCTGTCGACCTCGGCGTTTGTCTGGTCAAGTGGCAACCTGTCAGCTGAGCAATCGGGCAAATTGCAGAAGTTGAAGGCCAGGGAGGACCAGCAGGTCAGCATCGCCTCGTTGCCGCATACGGTGCTGAACATGACCGGGATTTCGATGCCGGGCTATGACAGCACCCAGGACTTGCTCAGCGATGACTACAAGCCCTCGCAATGCCCGCACCTGCTCGGTACCGGCTATGTGCCGTCGTTCAACTTCGATATCAAGCACATTGCCGCTGAATGATCAGGCCGGTAGCGCCAGTGGGTGCAAGGTGCGAAAGCTTTGTGCTTCCTCCACCAGCCAGTCATGCACCGCACGGGCGCCGGGCTGGTTCAGGCCACCTGGCGGGTAATGCACCATGTAACGTTTGTGATTGGCGATGGGGTGGCCGAAGGGCACGATCAAGGCGCCGCGTTCAAGCTCGTCATTGAGCAGTGTGCGCCGCGCAATGGCCACGCCGATGCCGGCGATCGCCGCTTCGATGGTCAGGTGGTTACGGTTGAAGGTGTGCCCTCGGCGCACATCCAGCCCGGTGGCGCCGATACCCTCCAGGTAGAACTCCCACTCCGCGTATTCCGAGCTGCCGCGCCAGGCGGTGATGTCATGCAGCAGCGGGTAATGTGCCAGGTCGGCCGGACCATGCAGCGGCGGGCGGCCACGCAGCAGCGCGGGCGAACAGACCGGGAAGATCTGTTCGTCCAGCAACGGGGTCGACAGCATGCCGGGGTAACTGCCGTCGTTGAGGTCGATGGCCAGGTCGAAGTCGCCAGGGTGCAAGGCCTGAGCGCTGTCTTCGGCGACCAGGCGCAGCTCGATGTCCGGGTAGCGCTGCTGGAAGCGCGGCAGCCGCGGAGTGAGCCACTTGGCCAGGAACGAAGGAATTGAACGCAAACGCAAGGTGCCGCGGATTTCCCCGGCATCCAGGCGCAGCAGTTCGGCCTCGATGCTGCCATAGGCCTCGGTCACGGCCTGTGCCAGGCGCTGGCCCTCGGCGCTCAGTTCGACCCCCCGCGCCCGGCGCAGGAACAGTTTGTAACCCAGGCGCTCTTCGAGCTGACGCATCTGCTGGCTGACCGCACCCGGGGTGATGTGCAGTTCTTCGGCGCAGCGGGTGAACGACAGGTGCCGCGCCGCACAGGAAAAGACATGCAGCCAGACGAACATCTGGCCATTGAGTTGCCGTCGCATCGTTTAGTACCACTAAAGCCTTGCTTAGGAAGTTTCGTTGGTCATCTACCAGTGAGCGGGGCAGTATCGCGCAAATTGGTAATAGCGTTCAATTTTCTCAGACAGCCGTGCGGCAGCGTTCAGCGCCGGTACGGTCAGGCATTAGTATGGCTATCAGTGTTTTCGACCTTTTCAAGATTG from Pseudomonas putida encodes:
- a CDS encoding FAD-dependent oxidoreductase, yielding MIKDYDTDKSLRDAYDFCIIGAGPAGITLALRLAGAGWSVALLEGGGREYTPRSQGLYKCTSTGLELFPAEDRLRYLGGTSNHWAGRCRPFTASDFAVPPPVDMPGWPITYAEVERYLPGAMEIVDLPQGAEFRAMNAGLNGGDFDADRFLLSTPTRFAQKYATALDETPGLDVFINCNCVDLLFDQAAGQLKAVQVSDYDGKRRPVTARNYILAMGAIENARQLLNSKSLAQAGVVSKDGLVGRCFMEHLNIDMGTFILRSGENTEPRQYFTTDAFVAEYRAGKGNVLASVLADVQTYGRTAEVKRFLENLACDMGVASKIEFVAKFSCPGDGVISTLIEQFPNVHSRISLLDEQDELGVAKVNVNWVLSDDDRHTIKCIGSELAKQFAETGLGFVKLNDFVYDTSLPLKMSPHAHHMGTTRMAATAKDGVVDINCKVFGSENLYVAGSSVFATGGASNPTMPLLQFALRLADHLNEKMRSATGAAA
- a CDS encoding VirK/YbjX family protein gives rise to the protein MTFRSLAKSVLTLQPGYSLRALNNKFKLTVSMAREWPGLQAFAKRMSQALGKDRFERLGVDCIGVVQWPYISKSWSAPQRLEAVASHYEVVAAHCAPLLLLQRDEHRLLCDLSAYSSGCSLVLDRPIWFKREGELVINLFQGELRVASLAFTLCREAAGLCLYIGAVQGIHKGVDSETSLTIYRDLTKDFEGLRPRSLLIEAIKCVARTLGAERIYAVGDEYRHHRHPYFGADKHQDLAANYDVIWQENGAAPSDREDFFTIPLAPAQRAVEEVAAKKRAMYRRRHALLDDVFGQIQAALAASSVQQSAADLAIQ
- a CDS encoding serine O-acetyltransferase — translated: MFDNIRADLRAHGGDWGAQGFWVLLVYRFGRWRYGVRPALLRKVCSFVYKVLFKFVQIITGVELPCEVVIGRNFVIDHFGGIVISGYARFGDDCRIRNGVVVGLKNVDEPIAPVFGNNVDIGAGAKVLGNIRIGNNVAIGSNAVVLTDVPDNSLAVGVPATIKSRKHSDAMQYT
- a CDS encoding glycosyltransferase family 2 protein; its protein translation is MDKKPVDVMVVNFNTASLLQPMFDALRAAGGEALASYLVVDNASVDDSVERLGKVCPDALLLSNKLNVGFGRANNQLLAHLQGKYALLLNTDAFVAADSLQKTVDYMEAHPECGILGVRLVGRDGDLQPSCRYFPTPLNVFVSRTGLGRFFPGLKMVDEMDWDHASVRECDWLPGCFYLVRREVLDQVGLFDPRYFLYYEEVDHCKRVKAAGWKVVYFPDTTVVHIGGESSKSVAELEAASRQISGYQIESELLYFRKHHGVAGLALHMLLVSLGDLVLALKALLKGRGLAAIKACWKHTRVTWSLLFKTQFASQPTR
- a CDS encoding glycosyltransferase, which gives rise to MVTGIGVVVIGRNEGQRLERCLLSLVGRADQLVYVDSGSSDGSVQLARRLGVEVVALDMTQPFTAARARNEGFACLQGIVPCIRHVQFVDGDCEVDAGWLGKAQAFLDQHPDVAVVCGRRRERFPQRSVYNLLCDLEWDTPVGETKACGGDALMRVDAFMAVSGFRPELIAGEEPELCVRLRAAGWKVWRLADEMTLHDAAMTRFGQWWRRSLRAGYAYAEGAYLHGLAPERHWLRESRRAWLWGLQLPLAILVVSLLSGGWGLWLLLVYPLQIVRLARRGGRSTRENWWQAVFLVLGKFPEMLGQAKFLLNRYAAGKALLIEYK
- a CDS encoding glycosyltransferase — translated: MRIAYFINQYPKVSHSFIRREILALERQGVEVQRIALRGWDAELHDAEDLAERGKTRYVLQEGLRGLFKPLLEVMRARPKAFLAALRLALRLGWRADRPWPYHLVYLAEACRVVQWLQASAAEHVHAHFGTNSTEVVMLANALGGPGYSFTVHGPEEFDKAQLLHLGEKVRRAAFVAAVSSFGRSQLYRWVAHEHWGKVKVVHCGLERSFHEGAALALADAPRLVCVGRLCEQKGQLLLIEAAHALASRGVAFELVLAGDGELRGPIEALIARHGLQTQVRITGWISSAQVRDEILAARALVLPSFAEGLPVVIMEAMALRRPVLTTYVAGIPELVRQGENGWLFPAGSVEALTDAMLDCLQQPAEVLQRMGEAAYQRVLKRHDIDTEAARLLSHFKEPTC
- a CDS encoding glycosyltransferase family 2 protein encodes the protein MLTLLGGLLVLAALLLLLPALLLFTQVVLACLPAPVRVARQGKRARVAVLVPAHNEATLIASTLASIRPQLREGDQLLVVADNCTDQTASLARAAGAQVVERQDQQRRGKGYALDFGVQHLRQSPPDVLIIIDADCQVGADVLEQLARCCVDSGRPAQALYLMHAPAGAGLKVQVAAFAWRVKNLVRPRGWARAGLPCQLMGAGMAFTWQDLSAVNLATGHLVEDLKLGLECAALGKPPLFCPEAVVNSHFPTSQEGLSIQRKRWEHGHLGVVLAEGPKLVGHALARRNWPLLGMALDLLVPPLALLSLLLTVLFLVTWLAFGLFGLLLPALLATLGLGLLGAAVLLAWARFAREVMPFSVLMYAPFYAARKIPLYLGFLLKRQVDWVRSKRDDS
- a CDS encoding acyltransferase, which gives rise to MFGWIRSAVAHYANTTGRGVAAYKKLCNPTPRQWGEYQCRWGGFYSVGSNFHMNVGCNVTDRALVRIGNNVGLSDCTLLGHDGVVALIELCYGKKLDSVGVIDVRDNSFVGHGAIVMPRVTIGPDSVVAAGAVVTKDVPPGTVVGGNPAKFICTTADLIKRVEDRCNAYPWIDLIKQRSGSFDPTLEPTLAMHRRRYFFGDGSNG